Proteins from a genomic interval of Clostridium scatologenes:
- a CDS encoding alpha/beta hydrolase has protein sequence MRLCKVNGKELKTRRGTVYYWISRNKNPHTKCIVFTHGVTADHSMFEKQVEYFKQEYTVITWDVPLHGLSRPYSNFTYENCAHDLMRILDQEKVDKVILVGMSMGGYPSQEFAFRYAEKVEGFIALDTTPFGISYYSGLDIWWLKHVALLAKCFSANALRKSMAKSVSKTKYSYDKMIEMLATFTKSQIIEQMDIAYGTFIRENKDISFSFPVLILLGEFDKIGKVSQYCQAWSKKEGYPLHIISNAAHFSNGDNPEQVNSEIQEFIGGLSKYSM, from the coding sequence GTGAGGTTGTGTAAGGTGAATGGTAAGGAGTTAAAGACAAGAAGAGGGACTGTTTATTATTGGATTAGTCGTAACAAAAATCCGCACACAAAATGTATCGTTTTTACACATGGTGTAACCGCTGATCACTCCATGTTCGAAAAACAGGTGGAATACTTTAAACAAGAATATACGGTAATTACATGGGATGTTCCTCTTCATGGTCTTTCACGCCCATATTCAAATTTTACATATGAGAATTGTGCACATGATCTGATGAGAATATTGGATCAGGAAAAAGTTGATAAGGTAATATTGGTCGGTATGTCTATGGGTGGTTATCCCAGCCAGGAGTTCGCATTTCGTTATGCTGAAAAAGTAGAAGGTTTTATAGCACTTGATACCACACCTTTTGGCATTAGTTATTATTCAGGATTAGATATTTGGTGGTTAAAACATGTTGCTTTACTGGCAAAATGTTTTTCAGCAAATGCATTGCGAAAAAGTATGGCAAAATCCGTTTCCAAGACCAAGTATTCTTATGATAAGATGATAGAAATGCTTGCAACATTTACAAAATCCCAAATCATTGAACAGATGGATATTGCTTATGGTACCTTTATAAGGGAAAATAAAGATATTAGTTTTTCTTTTCCAGTACTGATTTTGCTTGGTGAATTCGACAAGATTGGAAAAGTAAGTCAGTATTGTCAAGCATGGTCCAAGAAAGAGGGATATCCACTTCATATAATAAGTAATGCAGCACATTTTTCAAACGGAGATAATCCAGAACAGGTAAATTCTGAGATACAGGAATTTATAGGGGGATTAAGTAAGTATAGTATGTAG
- a CDS encoding GNAT family N-acetyltransferase gives MNIKKVSNDKKVYIDLLLLADEQENMIDKYLERGEMFVLNDNGVKAECVVTKESDGIYELKNIAVMPDCQRKGYGKMLIDFVFLHYTDCNTMLVGTGDVPSTLSFYQKCGFVESHRIQNFFTDNYDHPMFEDGKQLVDMVYLKRER, from the coding sequence GTGAATATAAAGAAAGTTTCAAATGATAAGAAAGTATATATTGACTTGTTGTTATTGGCTGACGAACAAGAAAATATGATAGACAAGTACCTTGAACGTGGTGAAATGTTTGTCCTTAACGACAATGGAGTAAAAGCTGAATGCGTTGTTACTAAAGAGTCGGACGGTATTTATGAGCTTAAGAATATTGCGGTTATGCCTGATTGTCAACGAAAGGGCTATGGAAAGATGCTGATAGATTTTGTGTTTTTACATTACACCGATTGTAATACTATGCTTGTCGGAACAGGCGACGTTCCTTCTACACTCAGTTTTTATCAGAAATGCGGATTTGTAGAGTCACATCGAATACAAAACTTTTTCACGGACAACTATGATCATCCGATGTTTGAAGACGGGAAACAGCTTGTTGATATGGTATATTTGAAGCGGGAACGATAA
- the catA gene encoding type A chloramphenicol O-acetyltransferase has translation MKFNLIDIEDWNRKPYFEHYLNAVRCTYSMTANIEITGLLREIKLKGLKLYPTLIYIITAVINRHKEFRTCFDENRKLGYWDSMSPSYTVFHKEDETFSSIWTEYDESFPRFYDNYLDDIKSYGDVLKFMPKPDEPGNTFNVSSIPWVNFTGFNLNIYNDATYLIPIFTMGKFFHQDNKIFIPMSIQVHHAVCDGYHTSRFFNEVQELSSNFETWLGEK, from the coding sequence ATGAAATTTAATTTGATAGATATTGAAGATTGGAATAGAAAACCATACTTTGAGCACTATTTAAATGCAGTTAGGTGCACTTACAGTATGACTGCAAATATAGAGATAACTGGTTTACTGCGTGAAATTAAACTTAAGGGGCTGAAACTGTATCCTACGCTTATTTATATCATTACAGCTGTGATTAATCGTCACAAGGAGTTCCGCACTTGTTTTGATGAAAACCGCAAGTTAGGATATTGGGATAGTATGAGCCCAAGTTATACTGTCTTTCATAAGGAGGACGAAACTTTTTCAAGTATTTGGACAGAGTATGACGAGAGCTTTCCACGTTTTTACGATAATTACCTTGATGATATCAAAAGTTATGGCGACGTTTTAAAGTTCATGCCTAAGCCAGATGAACCTGGCAATACATTTAATGTGTCCAGCATTCCCTGGGTGAATTTTACCGGATTCAACCTAAATATATACAACGATGCAACATATCTAATCCCTATTTTTACTATGGGTAAGTTTTTTCATCAGGATAATAAAATTTTTATACCTATGTCCATTCAGGTGCATCATGCGGTTTGCGACGGTTACCATACCAGCAGATTTTTTAATGAGGTACAGGAGTTATCGTCAAATTTTGAGACATGGTTAGGTGAAAAATAA
- a CDS encoding GNAT family N-acetyltransferase, with amino-acid sequence MYLKTDRLIIRDFDKKDAAGLYEYLQHPPVHCFMSEKLDSLEEAEKEVEQRAKEGEHFAVCLSDTDSIIGDVFAMKEEPDTYSVGWNFNLKYGKSGYATEAAKALMDFLFNKDARRIYAYAEDDNIPSQKLCERLGMRKEGLFIDFISFVNNPDGTPYYENTYQYAILKREWIELLTY; translated from the coding sequence ATGTATTTAAAAACAGATAGACTGATAATTCGTGATTTTGATAAAAAAGATGCTGCGGGATTGTATGAATATCTTCAGCACCCACCTGTACATTGTTTCATGAGTGAAAAATTAGATTCACTTGAGGAAGCAGAAAAAGAAGTAGAGCAAAGGGCCAAAGAAGGTGAACACTTTGCTGTTTGCTTGTCCGATACAGATTCAATTATAGGGGATGTTTTTGCCATGAAAGAGGAGCCTGATACATATAGCGTGGGATGGAATTTTAACTTGAAATATGGCAAGAGTGGTTATGCAACTGAAGCGGCAAAAGCGTTAATGGACTTTCTCTTCAATAAGGATGCAAGGAGAATATATGCTTATGCTGAAGACGATAATATTCCATCCCAAAAGCTTTGTGAGAGACTTGGAATGAGAAAAGAAGGACTCTTTATTGATTTTATATCTTTTGTGAACAACCCAGATGGAACTCCGTATTATGAAAATACCTACCAATATGCCATTCTGAAAAGAGAGTGGATAGAGCTATTAACTTATTGA
- a CDS encoding WG repeat-containing protein has product MRAINLYPVKIKTLAGNKWGFINNRGNFAISPNFDYAEDFQDNGLAVVSVNNSFGIINTTGNFVVLPKYNYINQFSEGRAVASYNGEYKLIDENGSILNTKKYDYVGNFKNGRAIASAFDEKGKYFYGYLDRDGKEAIPLKYESASDFVEGKAVVKIKDEDYALIGPNGEVFNSYKYYLVGSLGEGLLVFQEKMDGKFGYIDEKGRVIIKPQFNMAQPFSQGRAIVNTGSDSIVSKYGLIDKAGNYKIKPEYNDIILMGENRAAVGIAIEKENPCIGSLYAIADTEGDFLTNFIYLGVSSYNNRLASAYDSKNTFFIDKRGRLVRSLPIVRGNGSLAFIGKLIRAIVDNRFTYFDMNGRIFYRQNIIIPLNYMYRVREEEYKPNKNYIIYYPQVEGMKNLVLENSVNERLKQLSQVKQVDPNAQLDYSYGRDFSIEFFKKKLLVLELDGYRYPLCAAHGMPIKIYSHIDLVTGRFYELKDLFKVSRNYVQVLSDIIGEQIKKAQHLYVFSGSYKGIKKDQPFYVDENALYIYFEPYEIAPYAAGFPTFKIPYREISNIINVRGEFWRAFN; this is encoded by the coding sequence ATGAGAGCTATAAACCTATATCCAGTAAAGATAAAAACTTTAGCAGGAAATAAGTGGGGATTTATAAACAATAGAGGGAATTTTGCAATCAGCCCCAATTTTGATTATGCCGAAGATTTTCAGGATAATGGACTCGCTGTAGTAAGTGTTAATAATTCTTTTGGGATTATAAATACCACGGGGAATTTTGTTGTGTTGCCTAAGTACAATTACATTAATCAATTTTCCGAAGGTCGCGCAGTAGCCTCTTATAATGGAGAATATAAATTAATTGATGAAAACGGAAGTATATTAAATACAAAAAAATATGATTACGTAGGGAATTTTAAAAACGGAAGGGCAATAGCCTCAGCTTTTGATGAGAAAGGTAAATATTTTTATGGGTATCTAGATAGAGATGGAAAAGAGGCAATACCCCTCAAATATGAATCCGCCAGCGATTTTGTGGAAGGAAAGGCAGTAGTTAAAATTAAGGATGAGGATTACGCACTAATAGGACCAAATGGAGAAGTCTTCAATAGTTATAAATATTACCTTGTGGGCAGCTTGGGCGAGGGACTTTTAGTTTTTCAAGAAAAAATGGACGGCAAATTTGGCTATATCGACGAAAAAGGAAGAGTAATAATAAAACCACAGTTTAACATGGCACAGCCTTTTAGCCAAGGAAGAGCCATAGTGAACACCGGATCTGACAGCATTGTAAGTAAATATGGGCTTATAGATAAAGCTGGTAATTATAAAATAAAGCCAGAATACAATGACATAATTCTTATGGGTGAAAATAGAGCAGCTGTTGGTATAGCTATAGAAAAGGAAAACCCATGTATAGGCTCCCTATATGCCATTGCAGATACCGAAGGTGATTTTTTAACCAATTTTATTTATTTAGGTGTTTCCAGCTATAATAATCGTCTTGCTTCTGCCTATGATAGTAAAAATACTTTTTTCATAGATAAAAGAGGGAGACTAGTAAGGAGCCTGCCTATTGTTAGAGGCAACGGCAGCCTCGCCTTTATTGGAAAACTGATTAGAGCTATTGTAGATAACAGGTTTACCTACTTTGATATGAACGGAAGGATCTTTTATAGGCAAAATATCATAATCCCACTAAATTATATGTACAGAGTAAGGGAAGAAGAATATAAGCCTAACAAGAACTATATTATATACTACCCTCAAGTAGAAGGAATGAAAAATTTAGTTTTAGAAAATAGCGTTAATGAAAGGTTAAAACAGTTATCACAGGTGAAGCAGGTTGATCCTAACGCACAACTTGATTATAGCTATGGCAGGGATTTTTCTATAGAGTTCTTTAAAAAGAAGCTATTGGTTTTGGAACTTGATGGGTATCGTTATCCTTTGTGTGCAGCTCATGGTATGCCAATAAAGATTTATTCACATATAGACCTTGTTACCGGGAGGTTTTATGAACTTAAGGATTTGTTTAAAGTAAGCAGAAACTATGTGCAGGTACTAAGCGATATCATAGGAGAGCAGATAAAGAAAGCGCAGCACCTCTATGTTTTCTCGGGCAGCTATAAAGGAATAAAGAAAGATCAACCTTTTTATGTAGATGAGAATGCTTTATATATTTATTTTGAACCATACGAAATAGCTCCGTATGCTGCTGGATTTCCAACTTTTAAGATTCCATACAGAGAAATTTCGAATATTATAAATGTAAGAGGAGAGTTTTGGAGGGCTTTTAATTAA